tGGACATGAAAATTACTGACATGCTGGTACCAAAGACACTGAAAGAATTCAGGGGTTTTTTGAGCAGACTGCAATACATCAGCAGGCACATTGCCATCTTGCACTCATCTGTGAGGCAATGTATTGATCTATGCAAGTTGTGCATAGCTCAAGAATGACACTATTGTCGAACTTTAGGTCGCTTAATCTGTTTTTCTCTTCCAAATATGTCATAGTAATTGCCTGTAGGGAAACAAAGAGGTAATGaaactaaaaggaaaaccaaCCTGCCTAACAATGAATGGCTCCTCCGCAAGACTCAAAGGTTTAGTTAGAATAGTCAGAAAACCATTTCGATTTCCGTAAACAATATCCGTAAATGGCCGATCACCCACCTGCCATAAATATAATTAtgctacaattttttaaataaaaaaaatgaaaccataTATTCAAGCTGTTCAGCAAATTCTTAAGAATACCATGATAAGTTGTGAGGATTTACAGCCAAAGTGCTTTTCAATTTCTTCAGCCGTTCCAGCGGGTTTCTTCACTCCTAGAGCATAACATATAGATACCAACATCAATGCTCAATAAACTTGGCAATTTTGGCATAAATTATCAATGGCTTAACATCAATATGCCATATTAACTAAGCGAGTTCAGCAAAAACTTATCAGGGAACTGAagttaaaagtttaaaatgaccAATGTTTTTAACATGGAGTTATTTCTTTGCAAAATGAACCCAGAAATATACCAAGCTATAGAATATGGAAAATGTCATATATTGTTGCAGAATATAAGCTTAACATTTAGAAGCAACACTCACTATGCCTTAATACTTTAATTCCAATCGCCCCCTCAAGCGCCCTAGCTTTTGAGCCATCAAGGTCATACTCGCACAGCCCTAAATACaccaacaacatagcacaatcacattaataaaacaaaatataatttaaaaaaaaaaaaactacaaaatcaaGCACAATTCGCAAATGGGTCGTGCCAAAATTACCAGCAGAGTTGCTGAACGCCGCAATATCGGCACCAAAAACCGACTTGCACTGTTCCAGTGACGAACCAAGTGGCCCCCACAATTTCAAAGAGTAAGGTGCAGTGAGAGTATTATCCTTATCAAACACAACACCCTTGAAACCCCTCCTATGCAGCTCAACCCAATCAATGTACCTTATGTCGGGGACGGAGACATGCGGAAGCGCCAATTGCCGGTCCTTTACAACCACGATAGCCGAAGAAGCAATGCCCTCCGGGTTGAATCTCTGGCCCAGTGCCGCTTTCAATTGTGCCCACCACATGTTTGTGAAAAATCCCTTATCTTTCCTGGTTTTGCTCTCTCTTTGTTCCTCTTCTTGTTCCTGGTTTTGGCTTTTCTGGGTCTTGGTTATTAGCGTTGTTAGTGTGAAGGGAAGAGTAGAATtgtagaaagaaagaaggatcgCGATCTGGGCTGGGATTGCTGTCCTCGTTGTTATTCTTTTCTTGTAGTTTGGTGACACTGATAGTtggagtgagagtgatgagggcaCAGATGTTTGTGAAGTGGGTTTGGTTATTTGAGAGGCAGAGGTTGATGGGTTTTGGTCTCTTACGGAGGGGATGATGGAAGTGAAACTGGTTTGGGATTGGGTAACAGCAGTTGGGGAATGGAGCAGAGGAAGTTTGctgcattttctctttttatgtttttttcttttttttatttcttttttcgttGGTAATAATagtctatttttatttttattttttattttttgctttgtttttttaacttcCAGAACAAAAGAACGGGAATACAGCTGCCTACGGGCCTTGCGGGAGTGTCAAGCCTTCCACCGACAGAGCTGGCTGGGCTGGGCTGGGTTGCCTCAGAAACCCGAAAGAGAAAAGGCATCTTTTTATAAAAGAAGTAATTGGCGGTGAATATTTGGACATAAAGATACAAGATTAcatatttaatagaaaaaatttctcaagattttacatttatgtggatatatatatattttttctgaaTGGGCAGAttggctgaaaaaaaaaaacaaaaaaaaaaactctcaaactCTTCGCCACTAACGACAACAAAGTTATTGGTAATTTCATGGGGCAagattctatattttttttttagaattccaAGTTTTACTaaggcccgtttgggagtgcgattttaaaaattatatttttgaaatcgctacccgtataggcgtttggtaaaatatattacgaagtactttttttatcaattatgtgttttgataatattatcataaaatttcggtttcatggccaaataagtaaatattgcgtcaaatattgttttaagcaaaATCATGNNNNNNNNNNNNNNNNNNNNNNNNNNNNNNNNNNNNNNNNNNNNNNNNNNNNNNNNNNNNNNNNNNNNNNNNNNNNNNNNNNNNNNNNNNNNNNNNNNNNATCATTCATTGTATTTATTCTATTGAGTCTTTGTAATTACACTAATTTACAATAATCTTTTGTAAGTGggtataaaaatgttttgacatATCACTGTagcatgcaaaaaaaaataataaataagttcTCACTATCAAAATTTTGTCGAAAGAATCTTGACCCAATTCCTCGTATATAACATATTCATAAATTCACATATTATCTATTTCCAACTCACAATCGCAATACACTTCAAGCTATATGATTAGGTTTTAAAATACTTAAGATGctgctcataaaaaaaaaaaaaaaaaaaaacttaagatgCTCACATTACAAAGTTAAATAATGCTATAAGAATTAAGTTTACAAATCTATACAAGTTTGTATGAGTTGAACCCAATTCATATAAGTTCGacttatttaataaatgagcataaatttttattcaagTTTTGTTCATTTAACAAACTAACTGACCAAACTCGGCTTGCTTGTAAGGAATTACACATGATATGGTTACtgttatactttttttttttttttttttttttgacatgtccacacaaggggagggggattcgaactagtgacctacacttcatgaggcgtggtccccagCTGATTGAGGTATCCCTTGATATTCACTCGGTGCCTTTAAGCCCACTGTTTGGACTAGGTTTATCAAGCCTCAGGCCCAAGTCAC
This window of the Corylus avellana chromosome ca5, CavTom2PMs-1.0 genome carries:
- the LOC132182421 gene encoding LOW QUALITY PROTEIN: phosphatidylglycerophosphate phosphatase 1, chloroplastic/mitochondrial (The sequence of the model RefSeq protein was modified relative to this genomic sequence to represent the inferred CDS: deleted 1 base in 1 codon) codes for the protein MQQTSSAPFPNCCYPIPNQFHFHHPLRKRPKPINLCLSNNQTHFTNICALITLTPTISVTKLQEKNNNEDSNPSPDRDPSFFLQFYSSLHTNNANNQDPESQNQEQEEEQRESKTRKDKGFFTNMWWAQLKAALGQRFNPEGIASSAIVVVKDRQLALPHVSVPDIRYIDWVELHRRGFKGVVFDKDNTLTAPYSLKLWGPLGSSLEQCKSVFGADIAAFSNSAGLCEYDLDGSKARALEGAIGIKVLRHRVKKPAGTAEEIEKHFGCKSSQLIMVGDRPFTDIVYGNRNGFLTILTKPLSLAEEPFIVRQVRKLETSLVSRWFRRGLKPPSHSLLSDDMLCIKDPPPL